A DNA window from Leptolyngbya sp. KIOST-1 contains the following coding sequences:
- the moaA gene encoding GTP 3',8-cyclase MoaA: MPAIDYLRISLVDRCNFQCQYCMPEGADLQYLPQGEWLTRTELGQLLQEVFMPLGFANFRLTGGEPLVRPGIVDIVRDIAELPGTRDLALTTNAFLLAGMAQDLWDAGLRRINISLDSLDPVIFDRIVGGRGRSRWPQVWAGIQAAHRVGFSPLKLNVVVIPGVNDHEVLDLAALTLDRQWHVRFIEFMPIGNDSLFAETGWVDSEILRDRIRQRWGLSEGAVRGNGPADVFQIPGAKGTVGFISQMSECFCDRCNRMRLSADGWLRPCLLNETGQIDLKTGLRQGVPTRELKRQVADLLAAKPDINYKMRQSGTTGAYGRTMSQIGG, from the coding sequence ATGCCTGCCATTGACTATCTCCGCATTAGCCTGGTCGATCGCTGCAATTTTCAGTGCCAGTACTGCATGCCCGAGGGGGCCGACTTGCAGTACCTGCCCCAGGGGGAATGGCTGACCCGCACGGAACTGGGGCAGCTGTTGCAGGAGGTATTTATGCCCCTGGGCTTTGCCAACTTTCGGCTCACCGGGGGCGAACCGCTGGTGCGGCCCGGAATTGTAGATATCGTGCGCGACATTGCCGAACTTCCCGGTACTCGGGATCTGGCCCTGACCACCAACGCCTTTCTGCTGGCGGGCATGGCCCAGGATCTGTGGGATGCCGGACTGCGGCGGATCAATATCAGCCTCGATTCCCTCGACCCGGTGATTTTCGATCGCATCGTCGGCGGGCGGGGCAGGTCGCGCTGGCCCCAGGTTTGGGCGGGCATTCAGGCGGCCCATCGGGTCGGGTTTTCGCCGCTGAAGCTCAACGTGGTGGTGATTCCCGGCGTCAACGACCACGAGGTGCTGGATCTGGCGGCGCTCACCCTGGATCGCCAGTGGCACGTGCGGTTCATTGAGTTTATGCCCATCGGCAACGACAGCTTGTTTGCGGAAACGGGCTGGGTGGACTCCGAGATTCTGCGCGATCGCATTCGGCAGCGCTGGGGCCTGAGCGAGGGCGCGGTGCGGGGCAATGGCCCGGCGGATGTGTTCCAAATTCCGGGCGCGAAAGGTACGGTGGGGTTCATTAGCCAGATGTCGGAGTGCTTCTGCGATCGCTGCAACCGCATGCGCCTGTCGGCGGACGGCTGGCTGCGCCCCTGCCTGCTGAACGAAACCGGCCAGATCGACCTCAAAACTGGCCTGCGCCAGGGCGTCCCCACCCGTGAGCTAAAACGCCAGGTGGCGGACCTGCTGGCTGCCAAACCCGACATCAACTACAAAATGCGCCAGTCGGGCACCACCGGAGCCTACGGGCGCACCATGTCGCAGATCGGCGGTTAG
- the ilvA gene encoding threonine ammonia-lyase, biosynthetic, with protein MPSDYLERILTARVYDVAQETPLELAPSLSARLHNRLLLKREDMQSVFSFKLRGAYNKMAHLSPEQLAAGVIASSAGNHAQGVALGARQLGTRAIIVMPTTTPVMKVNAVKARGGEVVLYGETYDDAYAHARQLAEEKGLTFVHPFDDPDVIAGQGTIGMEILRQHPQPIHAIFVAIGGGGLISGIAAYVKRLRPEIKIIGVEPIEADAMARSLKAGERVRLSQVGLFADGVAVRQVGEETFRLCQQYVDDIILVSTDDICAAIKDVFEDTRSILEPAGALAIAGAKAYVERTGIADQTLVAVACGANMNFDRLRFVAERAEIGEHREAIFAVTIPETPGSLKAFCECLGTRNLTEFNYRIADNHEAHIFVGLEVQDRADAENMAQVFESKGLRTLDLTDDELSKMHLRHMVGGKSPLAHDELLYRFEFPERPGALMKFVSAMSPDWNISLFHYRNNGSDYGRIVTGIQVPPDEMAQWQAFLDNLGYQYWDENQNPAYKLFLG; from the coding sequence ATGCCTAGCGACTACCTCGAACGCATTCTCACGGCCCGGGTCTACGATGTGGCGCAGGAAACCCCCCTGGAACTGGCCCCCAGCCTGTCGGCGCGGCTGCACAACCGGCTGCTGCTGAAGCGGGAGGACATGCAGTCGGTGTTTTCGTTCAAGCTGCGGGGGGCCTACAACAAAATGGCCCACCTGTCGCCCGAGCAGCTGGCGGCGGGGGTAATCGCCTCCTCGGCGGGCAACCACGCCCAGGGGGTGGCCCTGGGGGCCAGGCAGCTGGGTACCCGCGCCATTATTGTCATGCCCACCACCACGCCAGTGATGAAGGTGAACGCGGTGAAGGCCCGGGGCGGCGAGGTAGTGCTCTACGGCGAAACCTACGACGACGCCTACGCCCACGCCCGCCAGCTGGCTGAGGAGAAAGGCCTCACCTTTGTCCACCCCTTCGACGACCCGGACGTGATCGCAGGCCAGGGCACTATCGGCATGGAGATTTTGCGCCAGCATCCCCAACCCATTCACGCAATTTTTGTGGCGATCGGCGGTGGCGGCCTGATCTCAGGCATTGCCGCCTACGTTAAGCGGCTGCGACCCGAAATCAAAATCATTGGCGTGGAGCCGATCGAGGCCGATGCGATGGCGCGATCGCTCAAAGCCGGAGAGCGGGTGCGCCTGTCCCAGGTGGGCCTGTTTGCCGACGGCGTCGCCGTGCGCCAGGTGGGAGAAGAAACCTTTCGCCTCTGCCAGCAGTACGTGGACGACATTATTCTGGTCAGCACCGACGACATCTGCGCTGCCATCAAGGATGTGTTTGAGGACACCCGATCGATTTTGGAACCCGCCGGGGCGCTGGCGATCGCCGGCGCAAAAGCCTACGTGGAGCGCACCGGCATCGCCGACCAAACCCTGGTGGCCGTGGCCTGCGGGGCGAATATGAACTTCGATCGCCTTCGCTTCGTGGCCGAGCGGGCCGAGATCGGTGAACACCGTGAGGCGATCTTCGCCGTCACCATCCCGGAGACACCGGGCAGCCTCAAGGCCTTCTGCGAATGCCTGGGCACCCGCAACCTGACCGAGTTCAACTACCGGATCGCCGACAACCACGAGGCCCATATTTTCGTGGGGCTGGAAGTGCAGGACCGGGCCGACGCCGAGAATATGGCTCAGGTGTTTGAATCGAAGGGGTTAAGAACGCTGGATCTGACCGACGACGAGCTGTCGAAAATGCACCTGCGCCACATGGTGGGCGGTAAGTCGCCCCTGGCCCACGACGAACTGCTCTACCGCTTCGAGTTCCCCGAGCGCCCCGGCGCACTGATGAAGTTCGTCAGCGCCATGAGCCCCGACTGGAACATCAGCCTGTTCCACTACCGCAACAACGGCTCTGACTATGGCCGTATCGTCACCGGCATTCAGGTGCCGCCGGACGAAATGGCTCAGTGGCAGGCGTTTTTGGACAATCTCGGCTACCAGTACTGGGACGAAAACCAAAACCCCGCCTACAAGCTGTTCTTGGGTTAG
- a CDS encoding class I fructose-bisphosphate aldolase, translated as MVTALSSPSTIADWLGAEAETLLDYEAKVSKSMLHLPGPDWVDRIFAHSDRNPQVLRSLQQLYGSGRLANTGYLSILPVDQGIEHSAGASFAPNPMYFDPQNIVELAIVGGCNAVATTLGVLGSVSRRYAHKIPFIVKLNHNELLTSPNRFDQIMFADVEQAWNLGAVAVGATIYFGSEESTRQIQEVSAAFQRAHELGMATILWCYLRSSDFKQDQDYHTAADLTGQANHLGVTIEADIIKQKLPNNNNGYGAVAKAQGTSYGKTHKLVYSDLTTDHPIDLTRYQVLNCYAGRMGLINSGGGSGDNDFAEAVRTAVINKRAGGMGLISGRKTFQRDFKEGVKLFHLIQDVYLSDAVTIA; from the coding sequence ATGGTTACTGCCCTATCCTCCCCCAGCACGATCGCCGACTGGCTTGGTGCCGAGGCCGAAACCCTGCTCGACTACGAGGCCAAGGTCTCGAAGTCGATGCTGCACCTGCCAGGGCCAGACTGGGTAGATAGAATTTTCGCCCACAGCGATCGCAACCCCCAAGTGCTGCGCAGCCTGCAACAGCTCTACGGCAGTGGTCGCCTGGCCAACACCGGCTATCTCTCCATTCTGCCGGTGGACCAGGGCATTGAGCACTCCGCCGGGGCCTCCTTTGCGCCCAACCCCATGTACTTTGACCCCCAGAATATCGTCGAGCTGGCGATCGTGGGGGGCTGCAACGCCGTCGCCACCACCCTGGGCGTGCTGGGCAGCGTGTCGCGCCGCTACGCCCACAAAATTCCCTTTATCGTCAAGCTCAACCACAACGAACTGCTGACATCCCCCAACCGCTTTGACCAGATTATGTTTGCCGATGTCGAGCAAGCCTGGAACCTGGGTGCAGTGGCTGTGGGGGCCACCATCTACTTTGGCTCTGAGGAGTCCACCCGGCAAATTCAAGAAGTCAGCGCCGCCTTTCAGCGCGCCCACGAGCTGGGCATGGCCACCATTCTCTGGTGTTACTTACGCAGCAGCGACTTCAAGCAAGACCAGGACTACCACACCGCCGCCGACCTCACTGGCCAGGCCAACCACCTCGGCGTCACCATCGAGGCCGACATCATCAAGCAGAAGCTGCCCAACAACAACAACGGCTATGGGGCAGTAGCCAAGGCCCAGGGCACCAGCTACGGCAAAACCCACAAGCTGGTCTACAGCGACCTCACCACCGACCACCCCATCGACCTCACCCGCTACCAGGTGCTCAACTGCTACGCCGGCCGCATGGGGCTAATCAACTCCGGCGGCGGCTCCGGCGACAATGACTTTGCCGAGGCCGTACGCACCGCCGTGATCAACAAGCGGGCCGGGGGCATGGGGCTGATCTCGGGCCGCAAAACCTTCCAGCGCGACTTCAAGGAGGGGGTGAAACTGTTTCACCTGATTCAAGACGTGTACCTGTCCGACGCGGTCACCATTGCCTGA
- a CDS encoding methyltransferase domain-containing protein — protein sequence MNTATGLGLILALLAGGAALYLFTPRRYESADSVATSYDQWTEDGILEFYWGEHIHLGHYGSPPRRKDFLTAKADFVHEMVRWGGLDRLPVGTTVLDVGCGIGGSSRILARDYGFEVTGVTISPNQVRRAQQLTPEGVTARFQVDDAMALSFPDASFDVVWSVEAGPHMPDKAVFARELLRVLKPGGVLVVADWNQRDDRQVPLNAWEKPVMRQLLDQWSHPAFASIEGFAEELEATGLVAGQVTTADWTKETLPSWIDSIWQGLVRPAGLVKFGLPGFIKSVREVPTLLLMRLAFGVGLCRFGMFRAVRASQPNPPQAMVTASDRYTS from the coding sequence ATGAATACAGCCACCGGTCTTGGCCTGATCCTGGCGCTCTTAGCCGGGGGGGCCGCCCTCTACCTGTTTACTCCGCGCCGCTACGAGTCCGCCGACTCGGTAGCTACCTCCTATGATCAGTGGACTGAGGACGGCATCCTGGAGTTTTACTGGGGCGAGCACATTCACCTGGGCCACTACGGTTCGCCGCCCCGCCGCAAAGATTTTTTGACGGCTAAAGCCGACTTTGTGCACGAAATGGTGCGCTGGGGCGGCCTGGACCGTCTGCCTGTGGGTACTACAGTGCTGGATGTGGGCTGCGGCATTGGCGGCAGCAGCCGGATCTTGGCCCGCGACTACGGCTTTGAGGTCACCGGAGTCACCATCAGCCCCAACCAGGTGCGGCGGGCGCAGCAGCTCACCCCCGAGGGGGTAACGGCCCGGTTTCAGGTGGACGACGCCATGGCGCTGTCCTTCCCCGACGCCAGCTTTGATGTGGTGTGGTCGGTGGAGGCTGGCCCCCACATGCCCGACAAAGCCGTGTTTGCCCGCGAACTGCTGCGGGTGCTGAAGCCGGGCGGGGTGCTGGTGGTGGCCGACTGGAACCAGCGAGACGACCGTCAGGTTCCCCTCAACGCCTGGGAAAAGCCGGTGATGCGCCAGCTGCTGGACCAGTGGTCGCACCCCGCCTTCGCCAGCATCGAGGGCTTTGCCGAGGAGTTGGAGGCTACCGGGCTGGTGGCCGGGCAGGTGACCACCGCCGACTGGACGAAGGAAACCCTGCCCTCCTGGATCGACTCGATCTGGCAGGGGCTTGTGCGCCCAGCCGGACTGGTCAAGTTTGGGCTGCCGGGTTTCATCAAATCGGTGCGCGAGGTGCCCACCCTGTTGCTAATGCGGTTGGCCTTTGGCGTGGGGCTGTGTCGCTTTGGCATGTTTCGCGCCGTACGGGCCAGCCAGCCCAACCCGCCTCAGGCAATGGTGACCGCGTCGGACAGGTACACGTCTTGA